Proteins encoded in a region of the Synechococcus sp. HK05 genome:
- a CDS encoding MerR family transcriptional regulator encodes MDAPALRIGQVAQASGLPVKTVRFYSDEGLIHTAGRSIGGYRLFDPGVVAELELIRALRAMDVPLPELRRILDVRRSGHCNCTTLKHNIETRIASIDHRLEELSAMKGELTQLLNSWQDCGGIKEG; translated from the coding sequence ATGGATGCTCCCGCCCTGCGCATCGGCCAGGTAGCCCAGGCGAGCGGCCTGCCTGTGAAAACGGTGCGCTTCTACAGTGACGAAGGCCTGATCCACACGGCGGGGCGCTCCATCGGCGGCTACAGGCTGTTTGATCCCGGTGTGGTGGCTGAACTGGAACTGATCCGCGCTCTGCGAGCGATGGATGTTCCACTGCCCGAACTACGCCGCATCCTCGATGTTCGCCGTTCAGGTCATTGCAACTGCACGACACTCAAGCACAACATTGAGACGCGCATCGCGTCGATTGATCACCGCCTAGAGGAGCTTTCAGCGATGAAAGGAGAACTGACACAACTCCTGAACAGCTGGCAGGACTGCGGCGGCATCAAAGAGGGATAA
- a CDS encoding galactose oxidase — MPAAQGDCEAWSYLDEGVLRSSRSRKVCMTCHWFRHHAGAECIPLLTCQLHQGLIAQGEHLIRRCQGWTDDMTRQRGWAPEVG; from the coding sequence ATGCCTGCAGCCCAAGGTGACTGCGAGGCCTGGTCCTATCTCGATGAGGGAGTGCTGCGCTCCAGTCGTAGCCGCAAGGTGTGCATGACCTGCCACTGGTTCCGCCATCACGCCGGAGCGGAGTGCATTCCCCTGCTCACCTGCCAGCTGCATCAGGGCCTGATTGCCCAGGGCGAGCACCTGATCCGCCGCTGCCAGGGCTGGACGGATGACATGACCCGCCAGCGGGGCTGGGCGCCGGAGGTGGGCTGA
- a CDS encoding antitoxin yields MDTAKLFSSGRSQAVRLPKDYRFQGNEVAVKHFGNGVLLLPLDDPWATLEAGLASFEPGFVLERQQPEEQQRDAIQP; encoded by the coding sequence ATGGACACGGCGAAGCTGTTCTCCTCGGGCCGCAGTCAGGCCGTGAGGCTGCCCAAGGACTATCGATTCCAGGGCAACGAGGTCGCTGTCAAGCACTTCGGCAATGGGGTGCTGCTCCTCCCTTTGGATGATCCATGGGCAACCCTGGAGGCTGGTCTGGCCAGCTTTGAGCCTGGCTTTGTGCTCGAGCGCCAGCAGCCCGAGGAACAACAGCGGGACGCCATCCAGCCGTGA
- a CDS encoding type II toxin-antitoxin system VapC family toxin, with translation MILLDTNICIHVINDRPPAVLARFRQYRMGEIGVCSVVAAELAYGVAKSGSERNRRALEMFLAPLAILSFDERALWVYGDLRAELERKGTPIGALDTMIAAHALSRQCTLVTNNTREFARVPGLALENWVQPS, from the coding sequence GTGATTCTGCTCGATACCAACATCTGTATCCACGTCATCAACGACAGACCGCCGGCGGTTCTGGCGCGATTCCGGCAGTACCGGATGGGCGAGATCGGCGTCTGCAGCGTGGTTGCCGCCGAGCTGGCCTATGGCGTTGCCAAGAGCGGTTCTGAGCGCAACCGTCGCGCCCTGGAGATGTTTCTGGCTCCGCTCGCGATTCTGAGTTTCGATGAGAGAGCGCTCTGGGTCTATGGCGACTTGCGGGCTGAGCTGGAGCGCAAGGGCACCCCGATCGGCGCACTCGACACGATGATCGCGGCCCACGCGCTCAGCCGGCAGTGCACATTGGTGACGAACAACACCCGTGAATTCGCCAGGGTGCCGGGGCTGGCCCTGGAGAACTGGGTTCAGCCCTCCTGA